DNA from Variovorax sp. V213:
AGCAGAAACCCGACAGCGTGTAGACGCCCACGAGCGTGGAACGCACCGGCAGGCCCATCAGCATGGCCGAATGCTCGCTGCCGCCAATGGCGTACACCGTGCGGCCGAAGGGCGTGCAATGCGCAACGAACACCGCCGCCAGCAGCACAGCGATGGCGATCACCGCACTGATCGACAGCGAAGCCTCGCCCCACACCGGAATGCGGATCTGCGAAACCTCGGAATAGAACGCGTTGGTGATGCTGATCGAATCGATGCTGATCAGATAGCAAAGCCCGCGCGCCAGGAACATGCCCGCCAGCGTGACGATGAAGGGCTGCAGCCTGAACCGTTCGATGAGCAGCCCCATGAACCCGCCGAAGGCCGTGCCCATGGCCAGCACCAGCGGAATCACCACCGCGGGGCTCCAGCCGTGCTTTTCGACCAGCGAAGCCGACACCATCGTGGTGAGCGCGATCACCGAGCCCACCGAGAGGTCGATGCCGCCCGAAAGAATCACGAAGGTCATGCCCACGGCGACGACGATCAGGAAGGCGTTGTCGATCAGCAGGTTGAGGAACACCTGCGCCGAAAAGAAACCGTCGTAGAACACCGAGCCCAGCGTCGCCATCAGCACGAACAGCGAGATGGTCGCCGTCAACGGCAGGTACTTGGGATTGAACCCTGCCTTGCCCCCTCTCCCGCGTGCGGGAGAGGGCTGGGGTGAGGGTGCCGCTTCGATCACCGCGCTCATGACCTGGCCCCCTCATGCACCGGCCGCTGCACCAGCGCCCGGATCTCCGCCCTGAACTCCGGCGACTGCAACAGCATCACCGCGAACACCACCACGGCCTTCACGACGAGATTGATCTCCGGCGGCACGCCCAGCGAGTAGATGGCGTAGGTCAGCGTCTGGATGATCAGCGCGCCGATCACGCTGCCCATGAGGCTGAAACGCCCGCCCGTGAGCGCGGTACCGCCCAGCGTCACCGCCAGGATCGCGTCGAGCTCCAGCAGCTGTCCCGCGTTGTTGCCGTCCGCGCTCTTCACGTTGGAGCTGATCAGAAGACCCGCGATGCCGGCGCAGACGCCGCAGAACGCATAGGCGCCGACAATGAGCCGGCGTGCCTGCACGCCCGCCACGCGCGCGGCCGTCGGGTTGATGCCCACCGCCTGGATGAACAGGCCCAGCGCAGTGCGCGTGATGGCGAGATAGAGCAGCACGAAGACCGCCGCCACGATGAACAGCGAGAACGGCAGCCCCAGCAGATAGCCGCTGCCGAGGAAGAAGAAAGGCTTGTAGTAGATCGTGATGATCTGCCCGTCGGCGATGAGCTGTGCGATGCCGCGGCCCGCCACCATGAGGATCAGCGTTGCGATGATCGGCTGCATGCCGACCTTGGCGACCAGCATTCCGTTCCATAGGCCGCACAGCAGCGCAATGCCGAGTGCCGCCGCAATGGCCAGCCACATCGGAAAGCGGCTCACGTCGCTCGCCACGGAGCCGCCGATCATCCAGGCCGCCAGTGCCGCGGCAATGGCCACCACCGCGCCCACCGAAATGTCGATGCCGCGCGTGGCAATGACCAGTGTCATGCCGAGCGATACCAGCACCAAAGGCGCCGCGCGGTTGAGGATGTCGACCAGGCTGCCGTAGAGATGGCCGTCGCGCCATTCGAGGTGCAGAAAGCTGGCGTTGAATGCGGTGTTGACCGCGAGCAGCAGTACCAGCGTGACTATCGGCCACGCGAGGCGATGGCCCATGAGGGACGAGAGGCGTTTCATGCTGCTGCAATCATTTCGTAGACCTCGTCTTCGGTCGAACCGCCCGGCAGCTCTCCAACCTTCTTGCGATCGCGCAGCACCACGATGCGATGCGCCACGCGCACCACCTCGCTGATTTCGGAAGAGATGAAGATCACCGCCATGCCCGCGCGTGCGAGCCGCAATATCTCTTCCATGATTTCCTGCTTGGCCGCCACGTCGATGCCGCGCGTCGGCTCGTCCAGGATCAACAGGCGCGGCTCGGTCGCGAGCCAGCGCGCGATCATGGCTTTCTGCTGGTTGCCGCCCGACAGCAGGCCGATGGGAGTTTCCACGCTCGCGGTCTTGATGCCCAGCGACGAGACAAACCGCTCGGCCATCGCGGTCTGCTCGGCGTGCGACAGAAAGCGCCGTGTGCCGAGCCGCGCCTGCAGCGCGAGCGCAATGTTCTCGCGCACCGACAGCTCGGCCACGATGCCGTCGGTCTTGCGCTCTTCGGGGCACAGCGCCAGCCCTTCGCGAATGGCGTCGGCGGGGTTCGAGAAGTTGACGGTTCGGCCGTCGATCCTCAGCACGCCCCGGTCGGGTGTTTCGAGCCCGAACAGCAAACGCGCAAGCTCGGTGCGCCCAGCGCCGAGCAGGCCGGCAATGCCGACGACCTCGCCGGCGCGCACGCGCAAGTCGGTCGCCTGCAGCTGCCCTGCCTGGCCCAGGGCCTCGGCCTGCAGCAACGCCGGCGCCGTTTCGTCGAGTGAGGGAAGCGCAGCCGGCCGCGCCGACTGGGCCGCGAGTTCCCGTCCGAGCATTGCGGCAATCAATGCCTGCGGGCCAAGATCCGCCGCACGCCACTCGCCCACCCAGTTGCCGTTGCGCAGCACCGTGATGCGGTCGGACACCGCATACATCTGGTTGAGAAAGTGCGTCACGAAGACGATGGCGAGCCCTTCGCCGCGCAGGCGCCGCAGCACCTCGAACAGCTTCTCCACCTCGTCATCGTCGAGGCTCGAGGTCGGCTCGTCCAGGATCAGCACCTTTGACGATACGCCGAGCGCGCGCGCTATCGCCACCATCTGCTGCACCGCGACCGAGTAGCTCGACAGCAGTCGGGTCACGTCGATGTCGAGCCCGATGCGCGCCAGCAGCTCCTCGGCACGACGGTTGACGGCCGCCCAGTCGATGCGGAAACCCTGCGCCGCGCCGCAACGCGGATAGCGACCCGCAAACACGTTCTCGGCCACCGAGAGGTTCGGGCACAGGTTGACCTCCTGGTACACCGTGCTGATGCCCAGCTTCTGCGCCTCGAGCGGCGACGCGGGATGAATGGCTTTGCCGTCGAGGTTGATCTCGCCGCCACTCGAAGGGAGCACGCCCGTGAGCACCTTGATCAGCGTCGACTTGCCCGCGCCGTTCTGCCCCATGAGCGCGTGAATCTCGCCCGGATAGAGCCGCAGCTGCACGTCGCGCAGCACCGGAATGCCGCCGAACTGCTTGTGGATGCCCCGCAGTTCGAGCACGGGGCTGATGCTGCTCTGGCTCATGCGACTACTTGTTCTTGTTGTAGACGTCGATGAACACCGCGGCCAGCAGCACCAGGCCCTTGATGACCTGCTGGTAGTCGATGCCGATGCCGAGGATCGACATGCCGTTGTTCATCACGCCCATGATGAAGGCGCCGATCACCGCGCCCATCACCCGGCCCACGCCGCCCGAGGCCGAGGCGCCGCCGATGAAGCAGGCCGCGATCACGTCGAGCTCGAAGCCCAGGCCGGCCTTGGGCGTGGCCGTGTTGAGCCGTGCCGCGAACACCAGGCCCGCGAGCGCAGCCAGCGCGCCCATGTTCACGAAGGTCAGGAACGCGAGCCGCTGCGTCTTCACGCCCGACAGCCGTGCCGCCTTCTCGTTGCCGCCCAGCGCATAGATGCGCCGGCCGATGGTGGTTCGGTTGGTGACGAAGTCGTACACCACGATCAGCACCGCCATCACGATCAGCACATTGGGCAGGCCCTTGTAGGTCGAGAGCAGATAGCTGAAGAAGAGGATGATGCCCGCGAAGAACAGGTTCTTTACCAGGAAGAACGCATAGGGCTCGGTTTCCATGCCGTGCGCCGCGAGCTTGGCCCGGCCGCGCAGCTTGAAGAACACCAGCGCCGCCGCTGCCAGTGCGCCCACCACCAGCGAGGTGATGCGCAGCCCACCGGCATCAAGGCCACCCATCGGATCGGGAATGAAGCCCGAACTCAGCCGCTGGAACTCGACCGGAAACGGCCCCACCGACTGTCCCGCCAACAGCGCCAGCGTGAGCCCCTTGAACACCAGCATGCCTGCAAGCGTGACGATGAACGACGGAATCTTGCGGAACGCCACGAACCAGCCCTGCGCCGCGCCGATGACCGCGCCCGCCGCAATGCTGATGATGGCCGTGGGCACGAAATGCCATTCGTACTCGACCATCAGCACGGCCGCCAACGCCCCGATGAAGCCGCAGACCGAACCGACCGACAGGTCGATGTGGCCCGCCACGATCACCAGCAGCATGCCGAGCGCCATGATGACGACGTAGCTGTTCTGCAGCAGCAGGTTGGTGAGGTTCAGCGGACGCAGCAGCGTGCCGTCGGTCAGCACCTGGAACAGCACCATGATCGCGACCAGCGAGATCAGCATGCCGTATTCGCGCAGGTTGTTCTTCAGGAAGCCGGCGTGCAGCTTCGGGCCGGCCTCCGCGACGGGGACGGCGGCGTTCACCGCCGCGTTGACGTCAGGCTGCGACATGGACGGAACTCCCCGCGCTCACGATGGCGTGCATGATGCGCTCTTGCGAAGCCTCGGCCGCCGGAAATTCGGCCACGAAGCGGCCCTCGTTCATCACGTAGATGCGGTCGCACATGCCGAGCAGTTCCGGCAGTTCGGAAGAAATCATGAGAATGCCTTTGCCCTCGCTCGCGAGCTGGTCGATGATGGTGTAGATCTCGTACTTGGCGCCCACGTCGATGCCGCGCGTGGGTTCGTCAAGAATCAATAGTTCGGGCTTGGTGAAGAGCCATTTGCTGAGCACCACCTTCTGCTGGTTGCCGCCCGACAGGTTGACCACCAGCTGTTCCACGCCCGAAGAGCGGATGTTGAGTGCCTTGCGGTAGTCGACCGCGACCTTGAATTCGCGCGCGTCGTCGATCACCATGGCGTTGGAAACCGCCTCCAGGTTGGCCAAGCTCACGTTCTTGCGAATGTCTTCCTCGAGCACGAGCCCGAGGCCCTTGCGGTCTTCGGTGACATAGGCAATGCCATGGTCGATGGCCTTGCGCACCGTGCCCACGTCCACCGGCTGGCCGTGCATCAGCACCGTGCCGCTGATGCGCTGGCCGTAGGACTTGCCGAACACGCTCATCGCGAGTTCGGTGCGCCCCGCGCCCATGAGGCCTGCGATGCCGACGATCTCGCCACGCCGCACATGCAGGTTCACGCCCTTGATCTGCTCGCGGTCGGCATGCAGCGCATGGTGCACGCGCCAGTCGCGCACCTCGAACACCGTCTCGCCGATCTTCGGATGGCGCTGCGGATAGCGGTGCGCCATGTCGCGGCCGACCATGCCGCGGATGATGCGGTCTTCGCTGATCGGCTGGCCGCGGCAGTCCATCGTCTCCACCGTGGCGCCGTCGCGCAGCACGGTGATCGAGTCGGCCACCTTGGCAATTTCGTTGAGCTTGTGCGAGATCAAGATTGACGCGATGCCCTGCCGCTTCAGTTCGAGCAGCAGCATCAGCAATGCATCGCTGTCGTTCTCGTTGAGGCTGGCGGTGGGCTCGTCCAGGATCAGCAGCTTGACTTCCTTTGCCAACGCCTTGGCAATCTCCACCAGCTGCTGCTTGCCCACGCCCAGGTCGGTCACGAGCGTGGTGGGCGGCTCCTTGAGGCCCACCTTGGTCAGCAGCTCGCGAGTCTTCGCATAGGCGGCGAACCAGTCGATCACGCCGCCATGCGCAATCTCGTTGCCGAGAAAGATGTTCTCGGCAATGGACAGCAGCGGCACCAGCGCCAGCTCCTGGTGGATGATGATGATGCCGAGCTTCTCGCTGTCGGCAATGCCCTTGAAGCGGCGCAACTCGCCCTCGAAGTGGATCTCGCCGGTGTACGAGTCGCACGGGTAGACGCCGCTCAGCACCTTCATGAGCGTCGACTTGCCCGCGCCGTTCTCGCCGACCACCGCGTGGATCTCGCCCGCGCGCACCGCCAGGTTGACGTCGCAGAGCGCCTTCACGCCGGGAAACGTCTTGGTGATGCCGCGCATCTCGAGGATGCTGCGCGTGTCCGCTGCCGCCATGCCGATGCTCACTTGACCTGGCTTTCCTTGTAGTAGCCGCTGTCGACCAGCACCTGCTTCCAGTTGCCGCCGTCCACGCTCACGGGCTTGAGCAGGTACGAGGGCACCACCTTGATGCCGTTGTTGTAGGTCTTGGTGTCGTTCACCTCGGGTGTCTTGCCCGACAGCATGGCATCGACCATGGCCACCGTGACCTTGGCCAGTTCACGCGTGTCCTTGAACACGGTCGAGGTCTGTTCCTTTCGCAGGATCGACTTGACCGACGGGATCTCCGCGTCCTGGCCCGACACCACCGGCATCGGCTGCGAAGCCGAGCCGTAGCCCACGCCCTTGAGCGACGACAGGATGCCGATCGACAGGCCGTCGTACGGCGACAGCACTGCATCGACCCGGTCCTTGGTGTAGTAGGCCGACAGCAGGTTGTCCATGCGGGCCTGCGCCACCGCGCCGTCCCAGCGCAGCGTACCGACCTTTTCCATGCCCATCTGCTTGCTGCGCACCACCAGCTTGCCGCTCTTGATGTACGGGTCCAGCACCGACATGGCGCCGTTGTAGAAGAAGAAGGCGTTGTTGTCGTCCGGCGAGCCGCCGAACAGCTCGATGTTGAACGGACCCTTGCCGCTCTTGAGGCCCAGGGCCGCCTCGATCGACTGCGCCTGCAGCACCCCGACCTGGAAGTTGTCGAAGGTGGCGTAGTAGTCGACGTTCTTCGAGCCTTTGATGAGCCGGTCGTACGCGATGACCTTCACGCCCTTGTCGGCGGCTTTCTGCAACACGTCGGACAGCGTGGAGCCGTCGATGGCCGCAATGACCAGCACCTTCGAGCCCTTGGTGACCATGTTCTCGATTTGCGCGAGCTGGTTCGGAATGTCGTCGTCGGCGTACTGCAGGTCGGTCTTGTAACCCTTTTCCTTGAAGTACTTGACCATGTTGGCGCCGTCGGCGATCCAGCGCGCCGACGACTTCGTGGGCATGGAGATGGCGATCGGGCCCTTGTCCTGCGCATGCGCGAGTGGTGCGATACCGGCGATGGCCAGCGCGATGCCTGCGAGCGAGGCCTTGAGGAAGTTGCGTTTCATGGTGCGATCCGTTGTTTCAATGGAGAGAGCTCAATACTTTCGATTCGGGAATTCCTTGGCGGCGACTTCCATCGGGAAGATCGTCTCTTCGGTCACGATGCGCTTGGGCAGCGCCTTGCCGGCCTTGATGTCTTTCACGGCGCTCATCAGCTGGGGCCCGAGCAGCGGGCTGCATTCCACCGACACGTTGAGCTTGCCGGCGATCATGGCTTCGAAGGCGCCTTTCACGGCGTCGATCGAGATGATGGTGATGTCCTTCGCGGGCTTGAGACCCGCCTCTTCGATGGCCTGGATGGCGCCGATGGCCATGTCGTCGTTGTGCGCGTACAGCACGTTGATCTTCTTGCCCTCGGCCTTCAGGAAGGCTTCCATCACCTCCTTGCCCTTGGCGCGCGTGAAGTCGCCGGTCTGCGAGCGCACGATCTTGAACTTGGGATCGGCCTTGATGATTTCCTCGAAACCCTTCTTGCGGTCGATGGCCGGCGCCGAGCCCACGGTGCCCTGCAGCTCGACGATGTTCACTTCGCCCTTCTGGTCCTTCATCTTCTCGACGAGCCAGCGGCCCGCCTTGCGGCCTTCCTCGACAAAGTCGGAGCCCATGAAGGTCACGTAGAGCGAATCGTCCTTGGTGTTCACGGAGCGGTCGGTCAGCACCACCGGAATCTTGGCGGCCTTCGCTTCGCGCAGCACGGTTTCCCAGCCCGATTCGACCACCGGCGAGAACGCGATCACGTCGACCTTCTGCGCAATGAACGAGCGGATGGCCTTGATCTGGTTCTCTTGTTTCTGCTGCGCGTCGGAGAACTTGAGCTCGATGCCCGCTTCCTTGGCCGATGCCTTGATCGACTCGGTATTGGCGGTGCGCCATTCGCTCTCGGCGCCGACCTGGCTGAAGCCCAGCACGATCTTCTTCTGCGCCAGCGCGGTGGCCGGCAAGAGACTGCCCAGCGAGGCAGCGGCGAGTGCGATGTTGAGGGTGCGGCGATTGAGTTTCATGGGAATGTCTCCTTCTTTCTCTGTTTGCTTGATGAAAACCGTCCGTGGTGGTCAGGCCAGCATGTAGCCGGTCTTGACCGTCGTGTAGAACTCCGCGGCGTGGCGCCCTTGTTCGCGCGGCCCGTAGCCCGACCCCTTGCGGCCGCCAAAGGGCACGTGGAAGTCCACGCCCGCGGTCGGCAGATTGACCATCGTCATGCCGACCTCGGCATGGCGCCTGAAATGCATCGCGTGCTTGAGCGAGTTGGTGCAGATGCCGGCGCTCAGGCCCGAGGGCGTGTCGTTGCACAGCGCCAGCGCCTCGTCGTAGTCGGCGACGCGCAGCACGCAGGCCAGCGGGCCGAAGATTTCCTCGCGCGCGATGCGGTGCTCCGGCCTGGCCAGGAAGAGCGCCGGGCTCATGTAGTGGCCGGCGGTGGCGCGCTTGAGCGGCTCGCCGCCCCACACGTGCTCGGCGCCTTCTTCGCGTGCAATGCCGACCCAGGCCAGGCTGCGCGCCAGCCGCTCTTCGTCCACCAGGGGACCGATGTCGACCCCGCGCTCCAGCGCATGGCCGATCTTCAGCGCCTTGAGGCGCTCGCGAAGCCGCGCGACGAACACGTCGTGCACGGCGGCCTCGACGATGAGGCGGCTCGATGCCGTGCAGCGCTGGCCGTTGGAAAAGTAGGCGCCCTGCACCGCGCAGTCGACCGCGTGATCGATGTCGGCGTCGGCCAGCACCACGAGCGCGTTCTTGCCGCCCATTTCGAGCTGCACCTTGGCGCGCCGCGCGGCGGCCGCCTGGAGAATGCGTTCCCCATTGCGGGCCGACCCGGTGAAGCTCACCGCATCGACCAACGGGCTGTCGACCAGCGCCTGGCCGGCCTCGCGGCCGCTGCCCATCACGAGGTTGAACACGCCCGCGGGCAGCGCGGCACGGCTGATGATCTCGGCCAGCGTCCAGCCGCAGGCCGGTACCAGTTCGGCCGGCTTGAACACCACGCTGTTGCCATGGGCCAATGCGGGTGCGATCTTGGTCGCCGGCACGGCCAGCGGCGAGTTCCACGGCGTGATGAGTCCGGCAACACCCACCGGCTCGCGCGTGACGTCGACCTGCACGCCCGCGCGAAGCGAGGCCATGTTCTCACCCCCGCCGCGCAGCGCCTCGCCCGCAAAGAACTTGAACACCTGCCCGGCGCGCGTGGCTTCGGCCACGGCTTCGGGCAGCGTCTTGCCGACTTCGCGCGCCAGCAGCAGGCCCAGCTCGTCCCTGCGCGCCAGGAGCTCGGTGCCGATGCGGTCGAGCACGTCGGCCCGGCGCTGCGGCGTGCTGTGGCTCCAGTGCGCAAAGGCGTCGGCGGCGGCGCGGATCGCGGATTCCACCTGGCGGCGATCGGCACGTGCGTATTCGGCCACCACTTCGCTGGTGTCCGAAGGATTGGCGCTGACACCGGTGGTCGCGCTGGTTTCCCAGCGGCCGTTGATGTATTGCCGCACGTTCTGATGGATCTCGCCGTGAATCACAACTGCGCCGACCTTGTCTCTGGTTTTTGGAAGTGGGGCGAAGTCTAGGAACAGAATTGATATCGATCCAATCATTTTTTCGACAAAATGCATATCAATCGCTGGATTCTGGAAAACCCTCTCAGCCCAAAGCTTTAACAACGACATGACCAACTACAACCACTGGTTCATCCGCGCCCGCCTCAAGACGCGGCAACTACTTTTGCTGGTGGCGCTGGCGGAGGAAGGCAACATCCACCGCGCCGCGCAGGTGCTCAACATGACCCAGCCCGCCGCCTCCAAGCTGCTGAAAGACCTGGAAGACGTGCTGGAGGTGCCGCTGTTCGACCGGCTCCCGCGCGGCATGCGCCCGACCTGGTATGGCGAAACCATGATTCGCCACGCCCGCGTGGCGCTGGCGAGCCTGAACCAGGCGCACGACGAACTCACCGCGCTCAAGGCCGGCCGCTTCGGCCAGGTGGGCGTGGGCGCCATCACCGCGCCCGGCCTCACGCTGATGCCGCCCGCGGTGGCGATGGTGAAGCGCGAGCAGCCCGACCTGCGCGTGTCGCTGGAGATCGAGACCAGTGCGGTGCTGATCGAGCGGCTCGAACAGGGCAAGCTCGACATCCTGGTGGCGCGGCTCTTCGCCGAGCACGACAAGTCGCAGCTTCGCTACGAAGCGCTGGCCGAGGAGCCCGTGTGCGCGCTGGTGCGACCCGGCCACCCGCTCCTGGGCGTGAGCGGCCTCACGCTGCGCGACGTGGTGGGCGCCGGCTGGATCGTGCCGCCCGCGGGCAGCGTGCTGCGCCATCGCTTCGAGCTGATGTTCCAGGAAGAGGGCCTGGTGCCGCCGAACAACATCATCGAAAGCTCGGCCCTGCTCTTCATCACGCGCATGCTGCAGCAGAGCGACATGGTCGCCGTGCTCGCCTCCGACGTGGCGCGCTACTACGCCGCGCACGGCATCGTGTCGCTGCTGCCGCTGGACATGCCCTGCCACATGGACGCCTTCGGCATCATCACCCGCACCGACCGCCTGCTTTCGCCGGCCGCGAAGGTGATGATGAAGGCGCTGAAGACCGCCAGCCTCAGCGTCTACGGCCGCAAACTCGAGATGGACTGATCAGGTCCAGCCCGCGTCGACGGTGAACTCCTGCGCGGTACACATCCTGGCGTCGTCCGACGCCAGGAACAGCACCATGCGCGCGATGTCTTCGGGCAGGAGCTTGTCGGGCAGGCACTGGTTGCGCTTGAGCGCCTGCTCGCCCTCGTCGTCGAGCCAGAGCTTCACCTGCCGGTCGGTCATCACCCAGCCCGGCGACACGGTGTTGATGCGGATGCGGTCCTTGCCCAGTTCCACGGCGAGGCCGCGCGTGAGGCCGTTGACCGACGACTTGGCAATGGCATAGCAAGGGTAGCCCGAGCCCTTGGTCTGCCAGCCCGTCGAACCCAGGTTGACCACCGAGCCGAAGCCCAGCCGCCGCATGCCCGGCACCACCGACTGGATGGCGAACAGCGCGGGCCGCTCGTTGATGGCCATGCGGTTGTCGTAGTAGTCGGGCGTGACCGATTCGAGCGTGTGGCGGTCGTCGCTCGCCACGTTGTTGACCAGCACGGCGAAGTCGCCCAGCTCGCCGGCCGCGTCGCCAATGGCCTTCTGCAGCGCGCCGATGTCGCGCACGTCGCAGGTGCGCCACCACGGCGCCGCATGGCCTTTCTCGGCGATCTGCTCTGCGAGCGCGGCGCTGGCGCTTTCGGCAATGTCGACGAACGCCACGCGCGCGCCCTGCGCGGCAAACGCCGCCACAATGGCCGCGCCAATGCCGCTGCCGCCGCCGGTGACGAACACGGTGCGTCCCTTCAGGCTGGGATGAATCGAAAGCTGCGGGAAATCCTTCAAGATGCGTCTCCAGAGAGCTGGCCGTGACATTGCAAAATCAATATCACTTGATGCCATATATTGTGGTTTCTATTATCAATATGCCTTGATACGATCCGCCGCGTCAAGGACCGAGACAACGAAGGCGCAAAACAATGACCCAGAACGGCAGCTCCGCATCTCCTCTGGCACCCCTGGGTGCACCCACAGTCCTCGGCCAACCCGAGTGCCTGTGGCCTGCCGGTGCCACGCTGGGCGAGGGCACGCTGTGGTCGCAGCGCGAACAGGCGCTCTACTGGATCGACATCCTCGGCTGCCGCCTGTACCGCCATGACCCGGCAGGCGGCGCGCGGCAGAGCTGGCAGTTCGACGAGGAGATCACCGCACTCGCCGAGCGCGCCGATGCGCCGGGGCTGATCGTGACGCTGCGCCGCGGCTTCGCCTTCTTCGACCCGGCCGTGGATGCGCCGCCGCGCTACCTGCACCAGCCGGAGCCCGACCGCCCCGGCAACCGCTTCAACGACGGCAAGTGCGACCGGCAGGGCCGCTTCTGGGGCGGCACCATGGACTTCGATTGCGTGGCACCGACGGGCGCGCTCTATCGCTTCGACGCCGACGGCCGCTGCACGCGCCACGACGACGGTTTTGCCGTGACCAACGGGCCGACCTGGTCGCTCGACGAACGCACCATGTATTTCAACGCCACCGTGGAAGGCTGCGTGTACGCCTACGACTTCGACAGCGCAGCCGGCACGGTGGGCAACAAGCGGGTGTGGCTTCGCTTTGCGGATGGCGACGGCCTGCCCGACGGCATGACGACCGACGCGGCCGGGCGGCTGTGGATCGCGCGCTGGGGCGGCCATTGCGTGAGCTGCCACGACCCGGT
Protein-coding regions in this window:
- a CDS encoding aldehyde dehydrogenase family protein, encoding MIHGEIHQNVRQYINGRWETSATTGVSANPSDTSEVVAEYARADRRQVESAIRAAADAFAHWSHSTPQRRADVLDRIGTELLARRDELGLLLAREVGKTLPEAVAEATRAGQVFKFFAGEALRGGGENMASLRAGVQVDVTREPVGVAGLITPWNSPLAVPATKIAPALAHGNSVVFKPAELVPACGWTLAEIISRAALPAGVFNLVMGSGREAGQALVDSPLVDAVSFTGSARNGERILQAAAARRAKVQLEMGGKNALVVLADADIDHAVDCAVQGAYFSNGQRCTASSRLIVEAAVHDVFVARLRERLKALKIGHALERGVDIGPLVDEERLARSLAWVGIAREEGAEHVWGGEPLKRATAGHYMSPALFLARPEHRIAREEIFGPLACVLRVADYDEALALCNDTPSGLSAGICTNSLKHAMHFRRHAEVGMTMVNLPTAGVDFHVPFGGRKGSGYGPREQGRHAAEFYTTVKTGYMLA
- a CDS encoding LysR family transcriptional regulator; this encodes MTNYNHWFIRARLKTRQLLLLVALAEEGNIHRAAQVLNMTQPAASKLLKDLEDVLEVPLFDRLPRGMRPTWYGETMIRHARVALASLNQAHDELTALKAGRFGQVGVGAITAPGLTLMPPAVAMVKREQPDLRVSLEIETSAVLIERLEQGKLDILVARLFAEHDKSQLRYEALAEEPVCALVRPGHPLLGVSGLTLRDVVGAGWIVPPAGSVLRHRFELMFQEEGLVPPNNIIESSALLFITRMLQQSDMVAVLASDVARYYAAHGIVSLLPLDMPCHMDAFGIITRTDRLLSPAAKVMMKALKTASLSVYGRKLEMD
- a CDS encoding SDR family NAD(P)-dependent oxidoreductase; this translates as MKDFPQLSIHPSLKGRTVFVTGGGSGIGAAIVAAFAAQGARVAFVDIAESASAALAEQIAEKGHAAPWWRTCDVRDIGALQKAIGDAAGELGDFAVLVNNVASDDRHTLESVTPDYYDNRMAINERPALFAIQSVVPGMRRLGFGSVVNLGSTGWQTKGSGYPCYAIAKSSVNGLTRGLAVELGKDRIRINTVSPGWVMTDRQVKLWLDDEGEQALKRNQCLPDKLLPEDIARMVLFLASDDARMCTAQEFTVDAGWT
- a CDS encoding SMP-30/gluconolactonase/LRE family protein, producing the protein MTQNGSSASPLAPLGAPTVLGQPECLWPAGATLGEGTLWSQREQALYWIDILGCRLYRHDPAGGARQSWQFDEEITALAERADAPGLIVTLRRGFAFFDPAVDAPPRYLHQPEPDRPGNRFNDGKCDRQGRFWGGTMDFDCVAPTGALYRFDADGRCTRHDDGFAVTNGPTWSLDERTMYFNATVEGCVYAYDFDSAAGTVGNKRVWLRFADGDGLPDGMTTDAAGRLWIARWGGHCVSCHDPVSAAELCRIELPASNVTDCAFGGNDLCTLYITTARSGLSDEQLKAEPLAGALFSVRIASPGLPAAEFGVAAAKA